One window from the genome of Bufo bufo chromosome 4, aBufBuf1.1, whole genome shotgun sequence encodes:
- the LOC120998320 gene encoding gastrula zinc finger protein XlCGF26.1-like: MLSLDHKEEDQDNMQESSGENLITLIGYSGLHSADLSYNPPNHEEPSPDQLQIVTISPDLSYNPPNHEEPSPDQSQIVTTITRQKGSKRFHCEECGKRFTRSSVLSVHRRIHTGEKPYSCSECGKCFTDKSSLIRHQRIHTGEKPYSCSVCAKCFTDKSSLIKHQRIHTGEKPYSCSVCDKCFADKSSFIKHERIHTGDKPYLCSECGKCFIMKSHLVSHKKSHTEEMPYSCTECGKGFRNKSYCVEHEQIHIGEKLYSCSECGKCFSRKSYLVRHGRSHTGEKPYSCSECGKRFTRKSYLVGHGRSHTGEKPYSCSECGKYFTRKSHLVKHERIHTGEKPYSCSECEKCFTEKSSLLIHQRIHTGLKPYSCSECGKCFTENSSLLIHQRIHTGLKPYSCSECGKCFTQKSHLIIHKRLHTREKPHSCSECGKCFTEKSSLLIHQRIHTELKPYSCSECGKCFLKKSYLIKHEISHKEEKPYSCSDCGKCFTQKSYLVKHERIHTGEKPYSCTECGKCFRDKSEILIHERIHTGEKPYSCSHCGKCFTRKSHLVIHERIHTGQKPYLCSECGKCFGLKSNLIIHQRIHTGEKPYSCSECGKCFIEKAKLLCHQKIHTTEKPY, translated from the coding sequence ATGTTATCACTAGATCATAAAGAAGAAGATCAGGACAACATGCAGGAatcttcaggagaaaacctcattACACTGATCGGATATTCaggacttcacagtgcagatctaTCATATAATCCTCCTAATCATGAagaaccttctcctgaccaattACAGATTGTAACAATAAGTCcagatctgtcatataatcctcctaatcatgaggaaccttctcctgaccaatctCAGATTGTAACCACAATTACCCGGCAGAAAGGAAGTAAAAGGTTTCATTGTGAAGAATGTGGAAAACGGTTTACAAGAAGCTCAGTTCTTTCTGTGCacagaagaattcacacaggagagaagccgtattcatgttcagaatgtgggaaatgtttcacagACAAATCAAGTCTCATCAGACATCAGAgaatccacacaggagagaagccatattcatgttcagtatGTGCGAAATGTTTCACAGACAAATCAAGTCtcattaaacatcagagaatccacacaggagagaagccatattcatgttcagtgtGTGATAAATGTTTCGCAGACAAATCAAGTTTtattaaacatgagagaattcacacaggagataagccatatttatgttcagaatgtggaaaatgttttataaTGAAATCACATCTTGTCAGTCATAAGAAAAGTCACACCGAGGAGATGCCatattcatgtacagaatgtgggaaaGGTTTCAGAAATAAATCATACTGTGTAGAACATGAGCAAATTCACATAGGAGAGAaactgtattcatgttcagaatgtgggaaatgtttttcaaggaaatcatatcttgttagacatgggagaagtcacacaggagagaaaccatattcatgttcagaatgtgggaaacgttttACAAGGAAATCATATCTTGTTGGACAtgggagaagtcacacaggagagaagccatattcatgttcagaatgtgggaaatattttacaaggaaatcacatcttgttaaacatgaaagaattcacacaggagagaagccatattcatgttcagagtgtgaGAAATGTTTCACAGAAAAATCAAGTCtccttatacatcagagaattcacacagggcttAAGCCATACTCATGCtccgaatgtgggaaatgtttcacagAAAATTCAAGTCttcttatacatcagagaattcacacagggctgAAGCCATACTCCTgctctgaatgtgggaaatgttttacccagAAATCACATCTTATTATACATAAGAGACTTCACACAAGAGAGAAGCCACATTCCTGTTCagagtgtgggaaatgtttcacagAAAAATCAAGTCtccttatacatcagagaattcacacagagctaaagccatattcatgctcagaatgtggaaaatgctttCTAAAAAAATCATATCTTATTAAACATGAGATAAGTCACAAagaagagaaaccatattcatgttcagactgtggtaaatgttttacccAAAAATCATATCTTGTAAAACATGagcgaattcacacaggagagaagccgtattcatgtacagagtgtgggaaatgttttagagataaatcagaaattcttatacatgagagaattcacacaggagagaagccgtattcatgttcacattgtgggaaatgttttacaaggaaatcacatcttgttatacatgaaagAATTCACACTGGACAGAAGCCATATTTATGTTCAGAGTGTGGAAAATGTTTTGGTTTGAAGTCAAATCTTATAATAcaccagagaattcacacaggagagaagccatattcatgttcagaatgtgggaaatgttttatagaaAAAGCTAAACTTCTttgtcatcagaaaattcacacaacAGAGAAGCCGTATTAA